From Choloepus didactylus isolate mChoDid1 chromosome 19, mChoDid1.pri, whole genome shotgun sequence, one genomic window encodes:
- the YTHDF1 gene encoding YTH domain-containing family protein 1 isoform X3, whose amino-acid sequence MTDPYLSSYYPPSIGFPYSLSEAPWSTGGDPPIPYLTTYGQLSNGDHHFMHDAVFGQPGGLGNNIYQHRFNFFPENPAFSAWGTGGSQGQQTQSSAYGSSYTYPPSSLGGTIVDGQTGFHSDSLSKAPGMNSLEQGMVGLKIGDVTTSAVKTVGSVVSSVAMTGLLAGNGGANVNMPVSKPTSWAAIASKPAKPQPKMKAKSGPVMGGALPPPPIKHNMDIGTWDNKGPVTKAPAPQQTPPPQPAPLPQQIVPPAAAQPPPLAQPQYQNPQQPPQPRWAAPRNRNAAFGQSGGSSGDSSSAGGGQPSPAPSLDAHPVLEKLKAAHSYNPKDFDWNLKHGRVFIIKSYSEDDIHRSIKYSIWCSTEHGNKRLDGAFRALNGKGPVYLLFSVNGSGHFCGAAEMKSPVDYGTSAGVWSQDKWKGKFDVQWVFVKDVPNNQLRHIRLENNDNKPVTNSRDTQEVPLEKAKQVLKIIASYKHTTSIFDDFSHYEKRQEEEEVVRKERQNRNKQ is encoded by the coding sequence ATGACTGACCCCTACCTGTCCAGTTACTACCCGCCGTCCATTGGGTTCCCGTACTCCCTCAGCGAAGCCCCGTGGTCCACTGGGGGCGACCCCCCCATCCCGTACCTCACCACCTATGGGCAGCTCAGCAACGGAGACCACCATTTCATGCACGATGCTGTTTTCGGGCAGCCTGGGGGTCTGGGGAACAACATCTACCAGCATAGGTTCAATTTTTTCCCCGAAAATCCTGCCTTCTCAGCGTGGGGAACAGGTGGCTCTCAAGGGCAGCAGACTCAGAGCTCAGCTTACGGGAGCAGCTACACGTACCCGCCCAGCTCCCTGGGCGGCACCATTGTTGACGGACAGACAGGCTTCCACAGCGACTCCCTCAGCAAGGCCCCCGGCATGAACAGCCTGGAGCAGGGCATGGTGGGCCTGAAGATCGGGGACGTCACGACATCTGCAGTCAAGACAGTGGGGTCCGTGGTTAGCAGTGTGGCGATGACTGGCCTCCTTGCTGGGAACGGTGGAGCAAACGTAAACATGCCAGTCTCAAAACCAACCTCTTGGGCTGCCATTGCCAGCAAACCCGCAAAACCACAGcctaaaatgaaagcaaaaagtgGGCCTGTGATGGGAGGTGCCTTGCCCCCACCGCCTATAAAACATAACATGGACATTGGCACTTGGGATAATAAGGGGCCCGTGACGAAGGCCCCAGCTCCTCAGcagacaccccctccccagcctgccccACTGCCGCAACAGATTGTCCCGCCTGCCGCAGCTCAGCCCCCTCCTCTGGCCCAGCCGCAGTACCAGAACCCTCAGCAGCCCCCCCAGCCCCGCTGGGCAGCCCCTCGCAACCGGAACGCGGCTTTTGGGCAGAGCGGAGGCTCCAGCGGCGATAGCAGCTCTGCTGGGGGCGGCCAGCCCAGTCCTGCCCCAAGCCTGGACGCCCACCCCGTgctggagaaactgaaagccGCCCACAGCTACAACCCTAAGGACTTTGACTGGAACCTCAAGCACGGGCGTGTGTTCATCATCAAGAGCTACTCGGAGGACGACATCCACCGCTCCATCAAGTACTCCATCTGGTGCAGCACGGAGCACGGCAACAAGCGCCTGGACGGTGCGTTCCGCGCCCTGAACGGCAAGGGGCCCGTCTACCTGCTCTTCAGCGTCAACGGGAGCGGGCACTTCTGCGGCGCGGCGGAGATGAAGTCGCCCGTGGACTACGGCACCAGCGCGGGGGTCTGGTCTCAGGACAAGTGGAAGGGCAAGTTTGATGTCCAGTGGGTATTTGTCAAGGACGTGCCCAACAACCAGCTCCGGCACATCCGGCTGGAGAACAACGACAACAAGCCAGTCACAAACTCCCGTGACACCCAGGAGGTGCCCCTGGAAAAGGCCAAGCAAGTGCTAAAGATCATCGCTTCCTACAAGCACACGACCTCCATCTTCGACGACTTCTCTCACTACGAGAAGcgccaggaggaggaggaggtggtgcgCAAG
- the YTHDF1 gene encoding YTH domain-containing family protein 1 isoform X2, translating to MSATSVDPQRTKGQDNKVQNGSLHQKDTVHDNDFEPYLPGQSNQSSSYPSMTDPYLSSYYPPSIGFPYSLSEAPWSTGGDPPIPYLTTYGQLSNGDHHFMHDAVFGQPGGLGNNIYQHRFNFFPENPAFSAWGTGGSQGQQTQSSAYGSSYTYPPSSLGGTIVDGQTGFHSDSLSKAPGMNSLEQGMVGLKIGDVTTSAVKTVGSVVSSVAMTGLLAGNGGANVNMPVSKPTSWAAIASKPAKPQPKMKAKSGPVMGGALPPPPIKHNMDIGTWDNKGPVTKAPAPQQTPPPQPAPLPQQIVPPAAAQPPPLAQPQYQNPQQPPQPRWAAPRNRNAAFGQSGGSSGDSSSAGGGQPSPAPSLDAHPVLEKLKAAHSYNPKDFDWNLKHGRVFIIKSYSEDDIHRSIKYSIWCSTEHGNKRLDGAFRALNGKGPVYLLFSVNGSGHFCGAAEMKSPVDYGTSAGVWSQDKWKGKFDVQWVFVKDVPNNQLRHIRLENNDNKPVTNSRDTQEVPLEKAKQVLKIIASYKHTTSIFDDFSHYEKRQEEEEVVRKERQNRNKQ from the coding sequence AGTAGCAGCTACCCCTCGATGACTGACCCCTACCTGTCCAGTTACTACCCGCCGTCCATTGGGTTCCCGTACTCCCTCAGCGAAGCCCCGTGGTCCACTGGGGGCGACCCCCCCATCCCGTACCTCACCACCTATGGGCAGCTCAGCAACGGAGACCACCATTTCATGCACGATGCTGTTTTCGGGCAGCCTGGGGGTCTGGGGAACAACATCTACCAGCATAGGTTCAATTTTTTCCCCGAAAATCCTGCCTTCTCAGCGTGGGGAACAGGTGGCTCTCAAGGGCAGCAGACTCAGAGCTCAGCTTACGGGAGCAGCTACACGTACCCGCCCAGCTCCCTGGGCGGCACCATTGTTGACGGACAGACAGGCTTCCACAGCGACTCCCTCAGCAAGGCCCCCGGCATGAACAGCCTGGAGCAGGGCATGGTGGGCCTGAAGATCGGGGACGTCACGACATCTGCAGTCAAGACAGTGGGGTCCGTGGTTAGCAGTGTGGCGATGACTGGCCTCCTTGCTGGGAACGGTGGAGCAAACGTAAACATGCCAGTCTCAAAACCAACCTCTTGGGCTGCCATTGCCAGCAAACCCGCAAAACCACAGcctaaaatgaaagcaaaaagtgGGCCTGTGATGGGAGGTGCCTTGCCCCCACCGCCTATAAAACATAACATGGACATTGGCACTTGGGATAATAAGGGGCCCGTGACGAAGGCCCCAGCTCCTCAGcagacaccccctccccagcctgccccACTGCCGCAACAGATTGTCCCGCCTGCCGCAGCTCAGCCCCCTCCTCTGGCCCAGCCGCAGTACCAGAACCCTCAGCAGCCCCCCCAGCCCCGCTGGGCAGCCCCTCGCAACCGGAACGCGGCTTTTGGGCAGAGCGGAGGCTCCAGCGGCGATAGCAGCTCTGCTGGGGGCGGCCAGCCCAGTCCTGCCCCAAGCCTGGACGCCCACCCCGTgctggagaaactgaaagccGCCCACAGCTACAACCCTAAGGACTTTGACTGGAACCTCAAGCACGGGCGTGTGTTCATCATCAAGAGCTACTCGGAGGACGACATCCACCGCTCCATCAAGTACTCCATCTGGTGCAGCACGGAGCACGGCAACAAGCGCCTGGACGGTGCGTTCCGCGCCCTGAACGGCAAGGGGCCCGTCTACCTGCTCTTCAGCGTCAACGGGAGCGGGCACTTCTGCGGCGCGGCGGAGATGAAGTCGCCCGTGGACTACGGCACCAGCGCGGGGGTCTGGTCTCAGGACAAGTGGAAGGGCAAGTTTGATGTCCAGTGGGTATTTGTCAAGGACGTGCCCAACAACCAGCTCCGGCACATCCGGCTGGAGAACAACGACAACAAGCCAGTCACAAACTCCCGTGACACCCAGGAGGTGCCCCTGGAAAAGGCCAAGCAAGTGCTAAAGATCATCGCTTCCTACAAGCACACGACCTCCATCTTCGACGACTTCTCTCACTACGAGAAGcgccaggaggaggaggaggtggtgcgCAAG